The Novosphingobium resinovorum nucleotide sequence TCTCGATCCATTTTCCATACATCGACACTGGATTTGCGCGCCTCGCCCGCCGGTTGGGCTCGCGACCCCAGCCTTCCCGAGCGCTCGCATGCCGTTTTGCGCTTTTGCGGGCTACCCGAACAAAAGGGATCACATCGGTGCCAGTAGCAGCAGGCAATCGAAGGAAGGGCCAATGGTCGATGGAAGGAAATATGGAGCGAGAGCACGCCCTTCTTGCACGCCCTTCCTGCGCACCGCCCGGAGTCAGCGCCAGTTCGGGCCTTCGACCCAGGTTACGAGGCTGCGGCGCAACCCTTCGGTTACCGGTAGCACCCTATGCTGCAGGAAGGACGGGAAGATCAGGACGCTGCCCCTTCCGGCAAACGTCTCGCCGGGGCTCTGGATACCGAAGAACTCGAATTCGCCGCCCTTGTACTCATTCGGTGCCGACAACTGCACCACGACCGATAGCTTGCGTGCGTAGGGACGGGTGGATTCCAGCCAGACATCCTGATGCCAGTCATAATGCCCGTTGTTGGTGGCCCGGTATTCGGTGAACTGGATTTCGTAAGGTAGATCTATATCCACGCCGAAGTTGGTTCGGTTCGAAGAACGCACCAGGGTCATGAGGCGCGCCACGATGTCGCGCTCCTGAATCGCATCGAGCCAACGGATCGTCGAGCTGCGATACCCAAGATCGCTGCGCAAGGTATCGGAGAAACCGATCGTCGCATCCGCTTCCGGATATTTCCTGGCGCGCGCAAGGATCTTGTCGCATTCGGCCGGCGACAGCGCGCCGGACCATGCTTCCCACACGTTCTGCATGAATGAGCCCCTGTATTTCTGTCTGTGCGCAATTTTTGCGTGTACGCAAAACGGGTGGTCAGAGTGTTCGCGACACGCTGAAGAAGAACCGTGCCTTGCTGCTCATTCCATCGAAGGGCTTCTTGACCGGAACGGCAACTTGTCCGGTCGCCGTCCAGCCCTTGAGCGGAGTAATGCGGATGCCTCCTCCGGCGGACGCCAGCGAGTAGTCCTGGCTGATCAAACCATAAATCGGACGCGCCCGCGAATGCGCGAGCGCGCCATCGACGTACGTGAATAATGTTAGCGCTCTCGCGCTCGACTTGCCGCCAAGCGCACGCCAGGATAGCTCCGCGCCTCCGGCCACAGCCTTGTCCGCAGTCAGGAACCCGTCACGGTAGGCAAGGCCCGCCCCCTCGCCGCCCAAAACGAAGCGCTCGGTCGTGGGCAGGCGATCGGGACTGTACTGGCCTCGCAAGTTAACTTTCGCGGCAAGTCTGGAATCGAGTTCCGTTACGAAGGTGGCCTGAACGTTCGCCTTTCGAAACGCCGTGCGCGAATATCCCTCGATCGCCTGCGCGCCCAGTCCGCTCAAGCCATGGCTAAGCGATAGCGAGATGCCGTAGCCGCTCGTCTTCCCGATCGCCGACCAGCTTGCGCCCAGACGGGCGGCGCGCGTACGAAAACCGCCAAAGGCGGTGTCGAGATAATAGTTGTCGCTGTTGGTCCCGTCCAGCGAGGCGGTCAGCGTAAGGTTGCGCTGATAGCTGCGGACCAGCGGATGACTGACGACGATGCCGACCTGCTTGGCTTCTCCCAATATGTCGAGATCGCGGGTCCGGGTGCGCACGTAGGCACCGCTCACGCCTATCGTGGTGCCGCTCGATCCGATCGGCGTCTGGTGACTTGCCGAGTAGAGCTGGTAGCGCCGTGGCTGCAACGGAACGTAGCCTGACAGACGGGTGCTGTCGCCTTCGCGGAGCAGGCCATTGAATGCCACCCCGACCTGGGCCTGCGCCCCGGTGGTCACGTTGAAGACGCCCCGGTTGTTGAGATTGACGGTGATCTCGACCTGCTTGCGGCTCACGTCCAGGTCCAGCGCAAGTTCGCCGGGTGTCGCCGTGCCGCGCAACTTGGCCTGTACGGTCTGCCCCGGAATGTCCCGCAGGAGGGACAGTGTCCGCTCGATCGTGGACTTGTGCGTCGGTGTCTCACGCATCAGGCGCTTTATATGCGCGTCGATGAGCCGCTTCGGCGTGCTGCTGGTCTCGCCCGCCAGAGCATAGTGCACGATCCGTCCTTCGAGCACCCGCACCGTCAGCACACCGCCGGACGCCGATTGCGCCGGGATGCTCACTGCATAGAATGCGATGTCGCTCTTGGCATAGGCCCCGCTGACCGCGTTCGCCAGTTTCTGCAGTGTGTCCCGGTCCAGCGGGCCGCCAATGAAGGGACCGGTCGCCGCGTCCAGCACCTTGCGATCGAGCGTGGAACCAAGATAGCGTACCTCCTTCAACGCGACGGTAGAGGCTGCAGTATCCACGCTCACGGGGGCGGATGGAAGTTCCGTCGGCGGCGCGGCGCGCGGGATCGCCGGATCCTGACGGTCGAGCCTGTCGCGATCGATGGTCGGTGACTGGTTGAGCACGGTCGAGCCCTGCGCCAGCGCATGCGGAGCAACAAGCGTCAAAGCCGCCCCCACGGCAAGCAGACCACGCCGGATCGCTCCGGAGATTGCAGGTCTGCACTTCGCGCTGTGCCGCGCGCGTTCGGGAATTGCCCTCATGATCTTCGGCTGCCTGCCTTGTGCCGCTTTGCGATGCGGAAGTTGCCCGCCTGCAGGTTACGAAGCGATGCCAGCCGTTCACGCCCAATCGCAGCCGCTTCGAGGGTATCGAGCACGCAATCCACATTGGCAAAAAGCCGCCGCTCGCCAGAATCCCGTCCG carries:
- a CDS encoding ShlB/FhaC/HecB family hemolysin secretion/activation protein, whose amino-acid sequence is MTLVAPHALAQGSTVLNQSPTIDRDRLDRQDPAIPRAAPPTELPSAPVSVDTAASTVALKEVRYLGSTLDRKVLDAATGPFIGGPLDRDTLQKLANAVSGAYAKSDIAFYAVSIPAQSASGGVLTVRVLEGRIVHYALAGETSSTPKRLIDAHIKRLMRETPTHKSTIERTLSLLRDIPGQTVQAKLRGTATPGELALDLDVSRKQVEITVNLNNRGVFNVTTGAQAQVGVAFNGLLREGDSTRLSGYVPLQPRRYQLYSASHQTPIGSSGTTIGVSGAYVRTRTRDLDILGEAKQVGIVVSHPLVRSYQRNLTLTASLDGTNSDNYYLDTAFGGFRTRAARLGASWSAIGKTSGYGISLSLSHGLSGLGAQAIEGYSRTAFRKANVQATFVTELDSRLAAKVNLRGQYSPDRLPTTERFVLGGEGAGLAYRDGFLTADKAVAGGAELSWRALGGKSSARALTLFTYVDGALAHSRARPIYGLISQDYSLASAGGGIRITPLKGWTATGQVAVPVKKPFDGMSSKARFFFSVSRTL
- a CDS encoding 2OG-Fe(II) oxygenase; its protein translation is MQNVWEAWSGALSPAECDKILARARKYPEADATIGFSDTLRSDLGYRSSTIRWLDAIQERDIVARLMTLVRSSNRTNFGVDIDLPYEIQFTEYRATNNGHYDWHQDVWLESTRPYARKLSVVVQLSAPNEYKGGEFEFFGIQSPGETFAGRGSVLIFPSFLQHRVLPVTEGLRRSLVTWVEGPNWR